Proteins encoded within one genomic window of Paraglaciecola psychrophila 170:
- a CDS encoding NAD(P)-dependent oxidoreductase, producing the protein MYTLLACCDYVGLHVPAIKPTHHMINQSALAQAKPGMLLVNFARESIVDPQAIINAVNSSQLRRYVCDFPEPIFYGRNNTIAMPHIGASTTEAEGNCAIMAADQVMNYLGNGNI; encoded by the coding sequence ATGTACACCCTGCTCGCCTGTTGTGATTATGTCGGTTTGCACGTACCCGCCATCAAACCGACCCATCATATGATCAATCAAAGTGCACTAGCTCAAGCCAAACCTGGGATGCTGTTAGTGAACTTCGCTCGTGAGTCTATCGTTGATCCACAAGCCATAATAAATGCAGTCAATAGTAGCCAATTAAGGAGGTACGTGTGCGACTTCCCTGAGCCCATTTTTTATGGTCGAAATAACACAATAGCCATGCCACACATAGGTGCATCAACGACAGAAGCTGAAGGGAATTGTGCGATTATGGCCGCAGATCAAGTTATGAATTACCTAGGAAACGGCAATATCTAG
- a CDS encoding D-3-phosphoglycerate dehydrogenase, which produces MVFNAPGANVNAVKELVLAGLFLGSRGIKLGIDHVTTLHDVYDAGELHKTLETQKKFCR; this is translated from the coding sequence GTGGTATTTAATGCGCCTGGAGCTAATGTAAATGCAGTAAAAGAATTAGTGCTCGCTGGACTATTTTTAGGCTCTCGCGGTATAAAATTAGGCATTGACCATGTCACCACCTTACACGATGTGTATGATGCAGGTGAATTACACAAAACGCTAGAGACACAAAAAAAATTTTGCAGGTAA
- a CDS encoding D-isomer specific 2-hydroxyacid dehydrogenase, producing MTASVAEKYEVVSDIGHPDAVLLRSHKLHNETLADTVLAIARSGTGVNNVPVED from the coding sequence TTGACCGCTTCAGTCGCGGAAAAATACGAAGTAGTCTCGGATATTGGACATCCCGATGCAGTGTTGCTACGCAGTCATAAATTACACAATGAAACCTTGGCAGACACAGTGTTAGCCATCGCGAGGTCTGGTACAGGTGTAAACAATGTACCTGTTGAAGACTGA
- a CDS encoding phosphoserine transaminase, whose translation MHPNLKPANPNFSSGPCAKRPGYDVGKLDLSVLGRSHRSTVGKQALKRACLDTAKILGLPEGYRVAVVPASDTGAMEMAMWSMLGERPVDVLYWESFGQGWATDITKQLKLENTRVLSADYGQLPDFTEVNCDHDVIFTWNGTTSGARVPNADWIDSNRKGLTFCDATSAVFAQKMDWEKLDVITYSWQKVLGGEGGHGMLILSPRAVERLESYIPTWPLPKIFRMTKGGKLIEDLFTGATINTPSMLCVVDYLDALDWVESLGGVSATIAIADQNLATIAAFVEQHDWVAFLAQDSNIRSNTSVCLTFDLTPNQIKSVVKLLEEHHVAFDIGAYRDAPAGLRIWCGATIENSNLEALMPWLEWAYHSVKKQIL comes from the coding sequence ATGCACCCTAACCTTAAACCTGCCAACCCTAATTTCTCTTCTGGCCCCTGTGCAAAACGCCCCGGTTACGATGTCGGTAAACTTGATTTATCCGTGTTGGGTCGTTCTCATCGATCAACTGTTGGCAAACAAGCGTTAAAAAGAGCTTGTTTAGATACCGCTAAAATTTTGGGCTTGCCTGAAGGTTACCGTGTTGCTGTTGTACCCGCTTCCGATACTGGCGCGATGGAAATGGCTATGTGGTCGATGTTGGGTGAGCGTCCTGTTGATGTATTATACTGGGAATCTTTTGGTCAAGGTTGGGCCACAGATATCACCAAGCAATTAAAATTAGAAAACACTCGAGTCTTGAGTGCAGACTATGGTCAATTGCCTGATTTTACAGAAGTTAACTGTGATCACGATGTTATCTTTACATGGAACGGTACTACCTCTGGCGCAAGAGTACCCAATGCAGACTGGATTGACTCAAACCGAAAAGGGCTAACATTTTGTGACGCCACCTCAGCCGTGTTCGCACAAAAAATGGACTGGGAAAAACTCGATGTTATCACCTACAGCTGGCAAAAAGTGCTGGGCGGTGAAGGTGGACATGGTATGTTAATTCTTAGCCCTCGCGCAGTCGAACGCCTTGAAAGTTATATACCCACATGGCCATTACCAAAAATTTTTCGCATGACCAAAGGCGGAAAATTAATAGAAGACTTATTTACTGGTGCAACGATTAATACACCTTCCATGTTATGTGTTGTGGATTATTTAGACGCGTTAGATTGGGTTGAGTCATTAGGTGGCGTAAGTGCGACAATCGCTATTGCAGACCAAAATCTAGCCACCATAGCTGCGTTTGTAGAGCAACACGATTGGGTTGCTTTTCTGGCTCAAGACAGCAATATACGCTCAAATACCAGTGTCTGTTTAACCTTCGATTTAACTCCAAATCAAATCAAATCAGTTGTGAAATTGCTTGAGGAGCATCACGTCGCCTTCGACATTGGAGCTTACCGAGATGCGCCAGCAGGTCTCAGGATTTGGTGCGGAGCTACTATTGAAAATAGCAACCTTGAAGCCTTAATGCCTTGGCTTGAGTGGGCATACCACAGCGTAAAAAAGCAAATTCTTTAA
- a CDS encoding ATP-binding protein codes for MFRTIKAQILLVLAILILLLLSQFFLSRNIQSTFVDSLDLTQQAVIKVSIVRELERDVIDLQRNVLIYKESASESAVSRFNFLMAENQSNLMRLEQLTSQEANSDVYQDYIMRMRTHLNDYNENFSSVVDGRTKRQTLYSRELMGELEALFNTITTSENKASSLLDSLEKTKYHIARAENILLQYLQNPEQQLVSTFQRQMSLAKVQISQQLESKKNVQTAIDRLNKVETDFLQLTKITRGYLFLVNVVMAGSANEFLFLARELNRLVTEKFTNTNIAVKQTLDKTRIGSDLFSLVSIILVTFTALFLAYRIMLPINIITNVFQRLAKGKHVDSIPSLKRKDEIGLLAQAADVFREKNKQTISLLEQSQLINAKQEALNTQLVASNQKVEQATASKSMFLANMSHEIRTPMNGIIGMLEIVLRSELSQSQRKQLTKAAYSGQILMNLINDILDFSKIEAGKLDIESVEFSVESLFVNILANISNRAQEKNLNVKFYSNPNLPAQLVGDPLRINQILLNLCSNAIKFTQNGQVSIDIDFRLHEETQLLTLYLEVSDTGIGMNPEQASKVFDSFTQADGSTSRNFGGSGLGLSIVTQLVELMEGSVTVDSEENKGSTFKVAITLAKTDKEAEVISARPLPSGKLYYFSQAQMVFLNTQYIDKIGLKYHHLPLSQLSATFEDITSNDSVLLDIDNQSTFRAYHESIDKLVNKALNVGFITLSQPSNLPNQLSAIWPSECLSHPFTPHQASTFLERLFIKESKVIQSPSIANIHEIAAYEGHVLLVEDNTINQMVAGEMLKLLGVTFDVAENGQQAVTKIVNSPQYDLVFMDIQMPIMDGYEATRMLRQKGHNNLIICGLSANAMKQDYSKAKEAGMDDYIVKPLKQKTLENLVAKYLPKRST; via the coding sequence ATGTTTAGGACAATAAAAGCTCAGATATTGCTGGTTTTAGCCATTTTAATCTTGCTGCTATTATCCCAATTTTTTTTATCTAGGAACATACAATCAACTTTTGTCGATAGTCTTGATTTGACCCAGCAAGCGGTAATCAAGGTGAGCATTGTGCGAGAACTAGAACGAGACGTTATAGATTTACAGCGTAATGTACTCATTTATAAAGAGTCAGCTAGCGAATCAGCAGTGAGTAGATTCAATTTTTTGATGGCAGAAAACCAAAGTAATTTAATGCGTTTAGAACAACTTACATCACAAGAAGCAAATAGTGATGTATATCAAGATTATATTATGCGTATGCGCACTCACTTGAATGATTACAACGAAAACTTTAGCAGTGTAGTGGACGGAAGAACCAAACGTCAAACCCTATATAGTAGGGAACTGATGGGTGAACTAGAAGCCTTGTTTAATACGATTACGACTAGCGAAAATAAAGCTAGTTCGCTACTCGATTCACTAGAAAAAACTAAGTACCATATTGCTCGAGCAGAGAACATTTTACTGCAATATTTACAAAACCCAGAACAGCAACTTGTTAGTACATTTCAACGACAAATGTCTTTGGCAAAAGTACAAATTAGCCAACAACTAGAGTCGAAAAAAAACGTTCAGACAGCCATTGATAGACTTAACAAAGTAGAAACTGATTTTCTGCAACTCACTAAAATAACCAGAGGTTACTTATTTTTGGTCAATGTGGTGATGGCAGGGTCAGCGAACGAGTTTTTATTTTTAGCCCGAGAGTTAAACAGACTAGTAACCGAAAAATTCACTAACACCAATATCGCCGTCAAACAAACCCTCGACAAAACGCGAATTGGCAGTGACTTATTTTCGCTAGTTAGCATTATTCTTGTCACCTTCACGGCACTCTTTTTAGCCTACAGAATAATGTTACCTATCAATATTATCACTAATGTTTTCCAGCGATTAGCTAAAGGGAAACATGTTGATAGCATTCCAAGCCTTAAGCGCAAGGATGAAATAGGCCTATTGGCGCAAGCCGCAGATGTTTTCCGTGAAAAAAATAAACAAACTATTTCCTTGCTCGAACAATCACAGCTAATTAATGCTAAACAAGAAGCGTTAAATACTCAACTAGTCGCGTCAAATCAAAAAGTAGAGCAAGCTACCGCGTCTAAGAGTATGTTTTTGGCTAATATGAGTCATGAAATTCGTACACCGATGAACGGTATTATTGGTATGTTAGAGATAGTATTGCGTTCAGAATTAAGCCAATCACAAAGAAAACAACTCACCAAAGCTGCCTACTCAGGCCAGATACTGATGAACTTAATTAATGACATTCTTGATTTCTCAAAAATTGAAGCGGGTAAATTAGACATAGAAAGTGTTGAGTTTTCAGTCGAATCATTATTCGTCAATATCTTAGCCAATATTTCTAATCGCGCTCAAGAAAAAAATCTCAATGTGAAGTTTTATAGCAATCCAAATTTACCAGCCCAATTAGTAGGCGACCCATTAAGGATCAATCAAATTCTACTGAACTTATGCAGTAACGCTATTAAGTTTACGCAAAATGGGCAGGTAAGCATCGATATAGATTTTCGACTTCACGAAGAAACTCAATTACTGACCTTGTACCTTGAAGTCTCTGACACCGGCATTGGTATGAATCCTGAGCAAGCCAGTAAAGTATTTGATTCTTTTACTCAAGCCGATGGCTCTACTAGTAGAAATTTTGGGGGTAGCGGCTTAGGACTGTCCATTGTAACGCAGTTAGTTGAACTGATGGAGGGCAGTGTGACGGTGGACTCCGAAGAGAATAAAGGGAGTACTTTTAAAGTTGCAATTACTTTAGCCAAAACAGACAAAGAGGCAGAGGTAATTTCTGCCAGGCCATTACCTAGCGGAAAGTTGTATTATTTTAGTCAAGCTCAAATGGTTTTTTTGAATACACAGTATATCGATAAAATTGGATTAAAATATCATCATTTACCTCTTAGTCAGCTATCTGCAACCTTTGAAGACATAACCAGTAATGATTCAGTTTTGCTCGATATCGACAATCAATCGACTTTCAGAGCTTATCATGAGTCCATTGACAAATTAGTCAACAAAGCACTAAACGTCGGGTTTATCACCCTCTCCCAACCAAGTAATTTACCCAATCAATTATCTGCCATTTGGCCAAGCGAGTGTTTATCACATCCTTTCACACCGCATCAAGCTTCCACTTTTTTGGAACGATTATTTATAAAAGAATCAAAAGTCATTCAAAGCCCTTCTATTGCCAATATTCATGAAATTGCTGCATATGAAGGACATGTATTGTTAGTGGAAGATAACACTATTAACCAAATGGTGGCTGGCGAAATGCTAAAACTGCTGGGTGTAACATTTGATGTAGCCGAAAATGGACAACAAGCAGTCACCAAAATAGTCAATTCACCGCAATACGATCTCGTTTTTATGGATATACAAATGCCGATAATGGATGGCTACGAGGCAACACGCATGTTGAGACAAAAAGGCCACAATAATCTTATTATTTGTGGCCTATCAGCCAATGCGATGAAACAAGATTACAGCAAAGCCAAAGAAGCTGGGATGGATGACTACATAGTCAAACCTCTTAAACAAAAAACATTAGAAAACTTAGTTGCTAAGTATCTTCCCAAAAGAAGCACCTAA
- a CDS encoding ABC transporter substrate-binding protein, producing MAISNVPTQSSQDISRRQALKSISQAVVGVTAITQAPYVFSRQRTQLRVLGTHVTLQEKLRQKAMDDLDIDLMFEPRGSAAVLQKASMNPQSFDLCEQWSNSIRPLWASGSIQPIEKKRLRYWDEINPLSKTGKISTDARLGAGDAPHKILHIEPNGTLGTEHTDKISFLPYVHNVDSFSYNTNVVKQGEAYETESWGWLLDPKYSGKVGIVNAPNIGLFDLAIASQAQGLVNLNDIGNLSKIDLDRLFKVLIDFKRQQHFSGFWNSVPESVDFMRTGRVMIQSMFSPAVSALNGQGIPVTYAAPKEGYRGRHGVMCLSSSSHGRNKDAAYDYMNWWLSGWPGAFIAKQGYYISNPERSTSFLSLAEWDYWYQGKKATQALKGTDDKISVQQGDIRSGGSYIKRFSNIAVWNTAMPTYDYSLQKWYEFISS from the coding sequence ATGGCTATAAGTAACGTCCCAACACAATCGTCACAGGATATCAGCCGTAGACAAGCTCTAAAATCCATCAGCCAAGCAGTAGTTGGGGTAACAGCAATAACCCAAGCCCCTTATGTGTTTTCCAGACAACGAACTCAACTCAGGGTGCTAGGCACTCACGTTACCTTGCAAGAAAAACTTCGCCAAAAAGCGATGGATGACTTGGACATCGATTTAATGTTTGAGCCTCGTGGGAGCGCCGCTGTATTGCAAAAAGCGTCAATGAACCCGCAATCTTTTGACTTGTGCGAACAATGGTCGAATAGCATAAGACCCCTATGGGCAAGTGGCTCCATACAACCCATTGAAAAAAAGAGACTGCGGTATTGGGACGAAATAAACCCATTATCTAAAACGGGTAAAATCAGCACAGATGCTAGATTGGGCGCCGGAGATGCACCGCATAAAATCTTACATATTGAGCCTAACGGTACATTAGGCACTGAGCACACGGATAAAATCAGCTTTTTACCTTATGTGCACAATGTTGATTCTTTTAGTTACAACACCAATGTAGTTAAACAAGGAGAGGCCTATGAAACCGAAAGTTGGGGCTGGTTGCTCGACCCTAAATATTCCGGCAAAGTGGGTATTGTCAATGCACCTAACATTGGCTTGTTTGACTTAGCAATAGCCTCTCAAGCTCAAGGCCTAGTTAACCTTAACGATATTGGCAATTTAAGCAAAATAGATCTAGATCGATTATTTAAGGTACTTATTGACTTCAAACGTCAGCAACATTTTAGTGGATTCTGGAATTCAGTACCTGAATCAGTAGATTTTATGCGAACTGGTCGTGTAATGATACAAAGTATGTTTTCTCCTGCAGTATCGGCGTTAAACGGGCAAGGCATTCCCGTTACATATGCCGCCCCAAAAGAAGGGTACCGAGGTCGGCATGGCGTAATGTGCCTATCTTCATCATCCCACGGCAGGAATAAAGACGCTGCCTACGACTATATGAACTGGTGGTTATCTGGCTGGCCCGGTGCATTCATAGCTAAGCAGGGTTATTATATTTCTAACCCTGAACGTTCCACCTCATTTTTAAGTCTCGCAGAATGGGATTACTGGTATCAAGGCAAAAAAGCGACACAAGCACTCAAAGGAACCGATGATAAAATTTCAGTCCAACAAGGCGATATTCGTTCTGGAGGAAGCTACATCAAAAGGTTTAGTAATATTGCCGTTTGGAATACCGCCATGCCCACCTACGATTACAGCTTACAAAAGTGGTATGAGTTTATTAGTTCTTAA
- a CDS encoding DUF4426 domain-containing protein yields the protein MEFFNLKVIYFYLLSLSVALGLMFSSQVNAEQKQVLGSWDVHYIALNSTFLTPEVAKQYGIVRSKFNALINISVLDRQDKTAQSVILTGDARNLIGVVKKLTFKQVNEGKAIYYLAVLPFSDLEQYRISIDINDGLEQKTLKFQHKFYAD from the coding sequence TTGGAATTTTTTAATTTGAAGGTTATATATTTTTATTTATTGAGTCTTTCAGTAGCACTAGGACTGATGTTTTCTTCTCAAGTCAACGCAGAACAAAAACAAGTGCTAGGCAGTTGGGACGTGCATTACATTGCGTTAAACAGTACGTTTTTAACTCCTGAAGTAGCCAAACAATATGGCATAGTGCGCAGCAAATTTAATGCTCTTATTAATATCTCAGTGTTAGACAGGCAAGACAAGACAGCACAATCAGTAATTTTGACGGGTGACGCTAGAAACTTAATTGGTGTAGTTAAAAAGCTAACGTTTAAGCAGGTCAATGAGGGCAAGGCAATTTATTATTTGGCAGTACTGCCTTTTAGCGACCTAGAGCAGTACCGGATATCTATCGACATTAACGATGGGCTTGAGCAAAAAACATTAAAATTTCAACATAAATTTTATGCTGATTAA
- a CDS encoding YggT family protein, whose product MSSVQFLIDFVFNIYLMVVLLRLWLQFARADFYNPFSQFVVKATQPIVAPMRRVLPSIGRLDTATLVFALLVAGLKVVTLNMVLGGTSLNVLSLVVVSFVIVIKEILTLVMYVLILRAIMSWVSQGRNPMELVLSQLTEPMLAPIRKRMPEMGGLDLSVMVVIFLLLFIQKLLGDLFGIF is encoded by the coding sequence ATGAGTTCAGTTCAGTTTTTAATCGATTTTGTTTTTAACATTTATTTAATGGTGGTTTTATTACGCCTATGGTTACAATTTGCCAGAGCGGATTTTTACAATCCATTTAGCCAATTTGTAGTCAAAGCTACTCAGCCTATAGTGGCCCCTATGCGCAGAGTGTTACCTTCGATCGGCCGTTTAGATACCGCAACCCTGGTGTTTGCACTATTGGTTGCGGGATTAAAAGTCGTCACTCTTAACATGGTGTTGGGAGGAACAAGTCTCAACGTCTTGTCCTTAGTCGTTGTATCATTTGTTATTGTCATTAAAGAAATTCTGACCTTAGTGATGTATGTGCTTATTTTGCGCGCTATTATGAGCTGGGTAAGCCAGGGCAGAAACCCAATGGAATTAGTATTAAGCCAACTCACTGAACCAATGCTGGCCCCAATTCGTAAAAGAATGCCTGAGATGGGTGGATTAGACTTATCGGTAATGGTGGTGATCTTTCTGTTATTGTTTATTCAAAAACTATTAGGTGATTTATTTGGAATTTTTTAA
- the proC gene encoding pyrroline-5-carboxylate reductase has product MQHRNIAFIGAGNMTRSIISGLVNNAYPAHLITASNPSIGKLSALQADFGINVTQDNKEAVDASDVVVLAVKPQLMEQVCEKLAQQQDLSGKLFVSIAAGITTPRLQQMLGGTLPVVRTMPNTPSALGKGMTGLFADTNIDEVDKQYAADLMGQVGEIAWVEKESMIDGVIAAAGSSPAYFYLFLEAMQTEAERQGFDHATARLMVQQAMLGAAEMVCQHPHLELSELRTQVTSKGGTTAKAIESFQEQGLQQVVANAMQAAVKRAEEMAKQF; this is encoded by the coding sequence ATGCAACACAGAAATATAGCCTTTATTGGCGCAGGCAACATGACGAGAAGCATTATCAGTGGTTTAGTCAACAATGCATACCCAGCGCACTTGATAACAGCCAGTAATCCTTCCATTGGAAAACTATCCGCTTTACAGGCTGATTTTGGCATTAATGTCACCCAAGATAATAAAGAAGCAGTAGATGCATCAGATGTCGTCGTGCTTGCAGTAAAACCACAACTTATGGAGCAAGTATGTGAGAAACTTGCACAGCAACAGGATTTAAGTGGCAAACTTTTTGTATCCATTGCGGCCGGTATTACTACCCCTCGACTTCAGCAAATGCTGGGTGGAACCTTGCCTGTTGTTCGCACCATGCCGAATACTCCAAGCGCGTTAGGCAAAGGAATGACCGGCCTATTTGCAGACACTAATATCGATGAAGTTGATAAGCAATATGCCGCTGATTTAATGGGTCAAGTGGGCGAAATTGCTTGGGTTGAGAAAGAATCGATGATAGACGGTGTGATCGCGGCGGCAGGCAGCAGCCCAGCCTATTTCTACTTATTTTTAGAAGCCATGCAAACAGAAGCAGAACGCCAGGGATTTGACCATGCAACGGCGCGGTTAATGGTTCAGCAAGCGATGCTAGGGGCAGCGGAAATGGTCTGTCAGCATCCTCACCTTGAATTAAGTGAGCTGCGGACCCAAGTTACCTCCAAAGGTGGAACAACTGCAAAGGCTATAGAGTCGTTTCAGGAACAAGGCTTACAACAAGTCGTCGCCAACGCCATGCAAGCAGCAGTTAAACGAGCGGAAGAAATGGCAAAGCAGTTCTAG
- a CDS encoding YggS family pyridoxal phosphate-dependent enzyme, whose product METIAERLKSVQITIEQSTLDAHRPSNTVKLLAVSKTKPVSDIVLAYEAGQRLFGENYVQEGVEKIKALESLDDIEWYFIGPLQSNKTRLVAEHFDWVQAIDRLKIAQRLNDQIAPPKILNLCIQVNIDDDANKAGIGVNELNDFAKAITELPNLRLRGLMTIPKANQSVTEQTASFAHMSVLFESLKKQYTTVDTLSMGMSGDTQNAINNGSTMVRVGTAIFGSRN is encoded by the coding sequence ATGGAAACAATAGCAGAACGACTCAAAAGCGTACAAATAACCATCGAGCAATCTACCTTAGACGCACATCGTCCATCAAATACGGTAAAATTACTAGCGGTGAGTAAAACCAAACCCGTATCTGATATCGTGCTAGCGTATGAAGCAGGACAACGTTTGTTTGGTGAAAACTATGTGCAAGAAGGTGTGGAAAAAATCAAAGCCTTAGAATCACTCGATGATATTGAGTGGTATTTCATCGGGCCATTACAATCGAATAAAACTCGATTGGTAGCCGAACACTTCGATTGGGTGCAAGCCATCGACCGGCTAAAAATAGCCCAAAGACTAAATGATCAAATAGCACCACCCAAAATATTAAACCTGTGTATTCAAGTAAATATTGACGATGACGCAAATAAGGCCGGCATAGGCGTAAACGAATTAAATGACTTTGCCAAAGCCATTACAGAACTACCTAACCTTAGATTGCGCGGATTAATGACTATTCCGAAGGCCAATCAGTCTGTGACTGAACAAACAGCTAGCTTTGCTCACATGTCAGTATTATTCGAAAGTCTAAAAAAACAGTACACAACTGTCGATACCTTATCTATGGGCATGTCAGGTGATACGCAAAATGCTATTAACAATGGTAGTACTATGGTTAGAGTAGGAACCGCCATTTTTGGCTCAAGAAATTAA
- a CDS encoding type IV pilus twitching motility protein PilT gives MDITELLAFSVKNKASDLHLSAGLPPIIRVDGEMRKLNIPALSHKEVHALIFEIMNDKQRKEYEENLETDFSFEVKDLSRFRVNAFVQNRGAAAVLRTIPSEILSLDDLGAPQIFKEIINQPTGIILVTGATGSGKSTTLAAMVDHINSTKREHILTIEDPIEFVHENKLCVLNQREVHRDTHSFNNALRSALREDPDIILVGELRDLETIRLAISAAETGHLVFGTLHTNSAPKTIDRLIDVFPAAEKSMIRSMLSESLRAVISQTLLKKVGGGRVAAHEIMLGIPAIRNLIREDKVPQMYSVIQTGQSHGMQTMDQCLQRLVAQGLITAQDAAAKSIDKKPTSSFGN, from the coding sequence TTGGATATTACCGAACTTTTAGCCTTTAGTGTTAAAAATAAAGCTTCTGATTTACACCTTTCTGCTGGATTACCGCCAATCATACGTGTTGACGGTGAAATGCGAAAATTAAATATACCTGCACTCAGCCATAAAGAAGTGCATGCCCTGATTTTCGAAATCATGAACGACAAACAGCGTAAGGAATATGAAGAGAATCTCGAAACCGATTTTTCCTTTGAAGTAAAAGATTTATCACGCTTTAGGGTGAATGCTTTTGTGCAAAACCGTGGTGCGGCAGCAGTATTAAGAACTATACCAAGTGAGATCTTAAGTTTAGATGACTTAGGTGCGCCGCAAATATTTAAAGAAATTATCAATCAGCCCACTGGCATTATACTGGTGACTGGCGCTACAGGTTCCGGTAAAAGTACCACTTTGGCAGCCATGGTTGATCACATTAACTCAACTAAACGTGAACATATTCTAACCATTGAAGATCCTATCGAATTTGTCCACGAAAATAAACTTTGTGTGCTCAATCAACGTGAAGTGCATCGAGACACCCACAGCTTCAATAATGCTCTTCGCTCTGCGTTACGTGAAGATCCTGACATAATATTGGTAGGTGAATTACGAGATTTAGAAACGATTCGCTTAGCTATCTCAGCCGCCGAAACCGGACATTTGGTATTTGGGACGTTACACACCAACTCGGCCCCTAAAACTATTGATAGATTAATCGACGTGTTTCCTGCGGCGGAAAAATCCATGATCCGTTCTATGCTGTCTGAATCGTTGCGAGCGGTTATTTCTCAAACCTTATTGAAAAAAGTGGGCGGGGGTAGGGTGGCAGCACACGAAATTATGCTAGGTATTCCGGCTATCCGAAACCTGATCCGCGAAGATAAAGTGCCACAAATGTATTCGGTTATCCAAACGGGTCAATCTCATGGCATGCAAACCATGGATCAATGTTTGCAGAGGTTAGTCGCCCAAGGCCTCATTACGGCTCAAGATGCCGCTGCAAAATCAATTGATAAAAAACCGACTTCTAGTTTTGGGAATTAA
- a CDS encoding PilT/PilU family type 4a pilus ATPase, with translation MELTPYLEEMQGLGASDLFVTVGFPVSAKVNGQMTPIGGSNLSQEDALALVHDAMTEKQKLEFEETKECNFAIARDEIGRFRCSAFWQRDMAGMVVRRIVTQIPQVSDLGLPEILKDVIMSKRGLLLFVGATGTGKSTSLAALIGHRNQHSKGHILTIEDPIEFVHQHANCVVTQREVGIDTKSFDDALKSSLRQAPDVIMIGEIRSMETMEYAMSFADTGHLCVATLHANNANQAIERIMHLAPSDQHEKLRFDLSLNMRAIIAQQLVPTPDGKGRVAAIEILLNSPLVTDLIQRNEIGGLKEAMKKGKEIGMQSFDMALYDLYKAGKVTLDHAIHHADSPNDLRLMIKLDSNEGNQLGSLSDVSIDMD, from the coding sequence ATGGAACTCACACCTTATTTAGAAGAGATGCAAGGTTTAGGTGCATCAGATTTATTTGTCACTGTTGGCTTCCCAGTTAGTGCTAAAGTAAACGGTCAAATGACACCTATCGGTGGCAGTAATTTAAGCCAAGAAGACGCTTTAGCCCTAGTACATGATGCGATGACCGAAAAACAAAAACTTGAATTTGAAGAAACCAAAGAATGTAACTTTGCTATTGCTAGAGATGAAATAGGGCGTTTTCGTTGCAGTGCTTTTTGGCAGAGAGATATGGCAGGTATGGTTGTAAGGCGTATTGTCACCCAAATACCTCAAGTTTCAGACCTAGGTTTACCCGAAATATTAAAAGATGTGATTATGTCGAAGCGTGGCTTGTTGTTATTTGTCGGTGCCACAGGTACAGGTAAATCAACTTCACTAGCGGCATTGATAGGGCATAGAAATCAACACTCAAAAGGGCATATTCTGACTATAGAAGACCCTATAGAATTTGTACATCAACATGCCAACTGTGTGGTCACTCAGCGAGAAGTGGGTATTGATACTAAGTCTTTCGACGATGCATTGAAAAGTTCATTACGCCAAGCGCCTGATGTGATTATGATTGGTGAAATTCGCTCGATGGAAACCATGGAATATGCCATGTCTTTTGCTGATACTGGGCATTTATGTGTGGCCACATTGCATGCCAATAACGCCAATCAAGCTATAGAGCGTATTATGCATTTGGCACCATCGGATCAACATGAAAAGCTACGCTTTGACTTGAGTTTGAATATGCGAGCCATTATTGCTCAGCAACTGGTTCCCACTCCAGATGGTAAAGGCCGAGTTGCAGCGATTGAAATATTGCTTAACTCTCCATTAGTCACAGATCTTATTCAGCGTAACGAAATTGGTGGTTTGAAAGAAGCGATGAAAAAAGGCAAGGAAATAGGTATGCAGAGTTTTGATATGGCCTTATATGACTTGTACAAAGCTGGCAAAGTTACTCTGGATCATGCTATCCACCATGCTGACTCGCCAAACGATTTGCGCCTTATGATCAAACTGGATTCGAATGAAGGCAATCAACTTGGATCGCTGTCTGATGTTTCTATCGATATGGATTAA